A stretch of Corallococcus macrosporus DNA encodes these proteins:
- a CDS encoding LOG family protein — MTELETLAAFEQHLRDGRSLANVILQGLDLRASSAALLGADLTGTVFLGCLMEPETLQQVLARGAMVFPPFSGLPYCPYRGGLYTPEELYAGFDPTRPETYADTLDARIYAHWNSRGGAHPPSLLEMLAQRLHDHAISDALEEALLDQGRPRRVVAIMGGHSMLRGQEDYRAVAELARALARLGFFLVSGGGPGAMEATHLGAWFAGRADDELDAALTVLARAPSYKDRDWLARAFEVRATWPLRDAAAMGDSLGIPTWLYGHEPPNPFATRIAKYFANSVREEGLLTIARGGVVYSPGSAGTVQEIFQDACQNHYNTVGVISPMLFLGREFWTKTRPVYPLLEHLARGHGYARHLLLTDSKEDIVQALVRFDQARTDLARAG; from the coding sequence ATGACGGAACTCGAGACCCTGGCTGCGTTCGAGCAGCACCTGCGCGATGGCCGCAGCCTCGCCAACGTCATCCTCCAGGGCCTGGACCTGCGGGCGTCGAGCGCCGCGCTGCTCGGCGCGGACCTCACCGGTACTGTCTTCCTGGGTTGCCTGATGGAGCCGGAGACGCTGCAACAGGTCCTCGCGCGGGGCGCCATGGTGTTCCCGCCGTTCTCCGGGCTGCCCTACTGTCCCTACCGGGGAGGTCTCTACACGCCGGAGGAGCTGTACGCGGGCTTCGACCCGACCCGGCCGGAGACCTACGCGGACACGCTGGACGCGCGCATCTACGCGCACTGGAACTCGCGCGGCGGCGCCCATCCGCCGTCCCTCCTGGAGATGCTGGCGCAGCGGCTTCACGACCACGCCATCAGCGACGCGCTGGAGGAGGCGCTGCTCGACCAGGGCCGGCCTCGCCGGGTGGTGGCCATCATGGGCGGGCACTCGATGCTGCGGGGGCAGGAGGACTACCGCGCCGTGGCGGAGCTGGCCCGCGCGCTGGCACGCCTGGGCTTCTTCCTCGTGAGCGGCGGCGGCCCGGGCGCCATGGAGGCCACGCACCTGGGCGCGTGGTTCGCGGGGCGCGCGGACGACGAGCTGGACGCGGCGCTCACGGTGCTGGCGCGCGCTCCGTCGTACAAGGACCGGGACTGGCTGGCGCGGGCCTTCGAGGTGCGCGCCACCTGGCCCCTGCGCGACGCGGCGGCGATGGGCGACAGCCTGGGCATCCCCACCTGGCTCTACGGCCACGAGCCGCCCAACCCCTTCGCCACGCGCATCGCCAAGTACTTCGCCAACAGCGTGCGCGAGGAGGGCCTGCTCACCATCGCGCGGGGCGGCGTCGTCTACTCACCCGGCAGCGCGGGCACCGTGCAGGAGATCTTCCAGGACGCCTGCCAGAACCACTACAACACCGTGGGCGTCATCAGCCCCATGCTCTTCCTGGGCCGCGAGTTCTGGACGAAGACCCGGCCCGTGTACCCACTGCTGGAGCACCTGGCCCGGGGGCACGGCTACGCGCGCCACCTGCTCCTCACGGACTCGAAGGAGGACATCGTCCAGGCGCTGGTGCGCTTCGACCAGGCGCGCACGGACCTGGCGCGAGCGGGGTGA
- a CDS encoding lipase family protein — MTTPSVAAARPQQSPLITPPEPVLDATQVLGMGQGVVAAYSAFNGKTYSAPSGWTQADSLTAWVPEKGGAAEAFGLWFTSDSASSTAMLALRGTVTAADVSADEHYATTSFTPFSGAAMSPVPQVHGGFWGIYTGTGTGVPQSLQAQVFAWLKAHGIQTLYVTGHSLGGGLAELLALDLAVSQPSLKVITVTFAAPKAGLADSWGTAYARYVTSPATVRVVNQYDVVPTLPPGLNYTQVGVEFDVLFFHKHWDTSTQEATIRHEMDNYLTVLSNALPATPQLFVGSFADGVYSDSNGPLQDTSEAPTADNVARAKVSVKALPQRPVAQPVR; from the coding sequence ATGACGACCCCGTCCGTTGCCGCCGCCCGTCCGCAGCAGAGCCCGCTCATCACGCCGCCCGAGCCCGTGCTGGACGCGACCCAGGTGCTGGGGATGGGGCAGGGTGTGGTCGCGGCCTACTCCGCCTTCAACGGCAAGACGTACTCCGCGCCTTCGGGCTGGACGCAGGCGGACAGCCTCACCGCGTGGGTGCCGGAGAAGGGCGGGGCCGCGGAGGCGTTCGGCCTGTGGTTCACCTCCGACTCGGCTTCGAGCACGGCGATGCTGGCGCTGCGCGGGACCGTGACCGCGGCGGACGTGAGCGCGGACGAGCACTACGCCACCACGTCCTTCACGCCGTTCTCCGGCGCGGCGATGTCGCCCGTGCCGCAGGTGCACGGCGGCTTCTGGGGCATCTACACGGGCACGGGCACCGGCGTGCCGCAGTCCCTGCAGGCGCAGGTGTTCGCGTGGCTGAAGGCCCACGGCATCCAGACGCTCTACGTGACGGGTCACAGCCTGGGCGGAGGACTGGCGGAGTTGCTGGCGCTGGACCTGGCGGTGAGCCAGCCGTCGCTGAAGGTCATCACCGTCACGTTTGCGGCGCCGAAGGCCGGGCTCGCGGACTCCTGGGGGACGGCCTACGCGCGGTACGTCACGAGTCCCGCGACGGTGCGCGTGGTCAACCAGTACGACGTGGTACCCACGCTGCCGCCGGGGCTGAACTACACCCAGGTGGGCGTGGAGTTCGACGTGCTCTTCTTCCACAAGCACTGGGATACCAGCACGCAGGAGGCGACCATCCGGCACGAGATGGACAACTACCTCACCGTGCTCTCCAACGCGCTGCCCGCCACGCCCCAGTTGTTCGTGGGCTCCTTCGCGGATGGCGTCTACTCGGACAGCAACGGCCCGCTCCAGGACACCAGCGAGGCGCCCACCGCGGACAACGTGGCGCGCGCCAAGGTGTCCGTGAAGGCCCTGCCGCAGCGGCCGGTGGCGCAGCCGGTCCGCTAG
- a CDS encoding metallophosphoesterase, with the protein MPQWLRMALFLVPVTALLAVAHVYLYRRLVRDVTAHKALRRVGMGLFAGGLVGSLGARMVGAMFSSEAAWWTGIVLLVWMGLVLYLLMFTLGLDVVRAVLARVRKAPEPPSPERRAFLARGMAAGATVAGATVSSFGAWRAFHPPDVRDIPVRLPGLPKALEGFTLVQLTDIHIGGVLQRRFVDELVARANALKPDLIAVTGDLVDGTVRELGPYVGGFGALKARHGAYFVTGNHDYYSGVEAWTEFVRGLGITVLRNRTVSIGDAGASFDLIGVDDWSASRFGEPGYDLDAALQGRRPDRASVLLAHQPSNFEVVAQRGLGLQISGHTHGGQMFPGTVVGHLIWGEQNAGLSRLAESHLYVSRGCGFVGPPMRVAAPPEIARIILLPG; encoded by the coding sequence ATGCCCCAATGGCTCCGGATGGCGCTGTTCCTCGTGCCCGTCACCGCGCTGCTCGCGGTGGCGCACGTCTACCTGTACCGCCGCCTGGTGCGCGACGTGACGGCGCACAAGGCGCTGCGCCGCGTGGGGATGGGGCTCTTCGCCGGGGGGCTCGTGGGCTCCCTGGGCGCCCGGATGGTGGGCGCGATGTTCTCCTCCGAGGCCGCGTGGTGGACGGGCATCGTGCTGCTGGTGTGGATGGGGCTGGTGCTCTACCTGCTCATGTTCACCCTGGGGCTGGACGTGGTGCGGGCCGTGCTCGCCCGGGTGCGCAAGGCGCCGGAGCCGCCGTCCCCGGAGCGCCGGGCCTTCCTCGCTCGAGGGATGGCCGCGGGCGCCACCGTGGCGGGCGCGACGGTGAGCAGCTTCGGCGCCTGGCGCGCGTTCCATCCGCCGGACGTGCGCGACATCCCGGTGCGGCTGCCCGGTCTGCCCAAGGCGCTGGAGGGCTTCACGCTGGTGCAGCTCACGGACATCCACATCGGCGGCGTGTTGCAGCGCCGCTTCGTGGACGAGCTGGTGGCGCGCGCCAACGCACTCAAGCCGGACCTCATCGCGGTGACGGGCGACCTGGTGGACGGCACGGTGCGGGAGCTGGGCCCGTACGTGGGCGGCTTCGGCGCGCTGAAGGCCCGGCACGGCGCGTACTTCGTCACCGGCAACCACGACTACTACTCCGGCGTGGAGGCGTGGACGGAGTTCGTCCGGGGGCTGGGCATCACCGTGCTGCGCAACCGCACCGTGTCCATCGGGGACGCGGGCGCGTCGTTCGACCTCATCGGCGTGGACGACTGGAGCGCGAGCCGGTTCGGTGAGCCCGGCTATGACCTGGACGCGGCGCTCCAGGGGCGCAGGCCGGACCGTGCGTCGGTGCTGCTGGCGCACCAGCCCTCCAACTTCGAGGTGGTGGCGCAGCGCGGCCTGGGGCTCCAGATTTCAGGCCATACGCACGGCGGGCAGATGTTCCCGGGCACCGTGGTGGGCCACCTCATCTGGGGCGAGCAGAACGCGGGCCTGAGCCGGCTGGCCGAGTCCCACCTCTACGTCAGCCGCGGGTGCGGCTTCGTGGGGCCGCCCATGCGCGTCGCCGCGCCGCCGGAGATCGCCCGCATCATCCTGCTGCCGGGCTGA
- a CDS encoding oxidoreductase, whose protein sequence is MATNDSKVWFITGISRGLGRELAKAVLARGDVVIGTTRDGTSGLEARAGALHVLTLELTDAARIPQVVKQAHALHGRLDVVVNNAGYGLLGAIEEATAEEARHVFDVNFFGPLRVVQAALPFLRAQRKGHVVNITSIAGLAPMAGSGLYAAAKCALEGLSLSLAQEVAPLGVKVTLVEPGAFRTDFLSQHSRRESQGRIEDYAKTAGAVVEYLGKISGKQLGDPALGAKAIVDAVVADAAPLHLVLGSDALRRTRERVGILSGELDRWEAVTKSTDLTGPEAAGTLRPS, encoded by the coding sequence ATGGCAACGAACGACTCGAAGGTGTGGTTCATCACGGGCATCTCGCGGGGCCTGGGACGGGAGCTGGCGAAGGCCGTCCTGGCGCGCGGTGACGTCGTCATCGGGACGACTCGCGATGGGACGTCGGGCCTGGAGGCTCGCGCCGGCGCGCTGCACGTGCTGACGCTGGAGCTGACCGACGCGGCGCGGATCCCCCAGGTGGTGAAGCAGGCGCACGCGCTGCATGGGCGTCTGGACGTGGTGGTGAACAACGCGGGCTACGGCCTGCTGGGCGCCATCGAGGAGGCGACGGCGGAGGAGGCACGCCACGTCTTCGACGTGAACTTCTTCGGACCGCTGCGCGTGGTCCAGGCCGCGCTGCCCTTCCTGCGGGCGCAGCGGAAGGGACACGTCGTGAACATCACCTCCATCGCGGGCCTGGCGCCCATGGCGGGCTCCGGGCTGTACGCGGCGGCGAAGTGCGCGCTGGAGGGCCTGTCGCTGAGCCTGGCGCAGGAGGTGGCGCCGCTGGGCGTGAAGGTGACGTTGGTGGAGCCGGGGGCGTTCCGCACGGACTTCCTGTCCCAGCACTCGCGCCGGGAGAGCCAGGGCCGCATCGAGGACTACGCGAAGACGGCCGGCGCGGTGGTGGAGTACCTGGGGAAGATCTCCGGCAAGCAGCTGGGCGACCCGGCCCTGGGCGCGAAGGCCATCGTGGACGCGGTGGTGGCGGACGCCGCGCCGCTGCACCTGGTGCTGGGCTCGGACGCGCTGCGCCGCACGCGCGAGCGGGTGGGCATCCTCAGCGGCGAGCTGGACCGGTGGGAGGCCGTCACGAAGAGCACGGACCTCACCGGCCCGGAGGCCGCGGGCACGCTGCGGCCGTCCTGA
- the nfi gene encoding deoxyribonuclease V (cleaves DNA at apurinic or apyrimidinic sites), whose translation MESPRAPHDWNVTPTEAVALQKRLREQLILEPPPGLRVTRLAGADISTEKGNDTGYGGMVVLDAATLEPVARAVAAVPLTFPYVPGLLSFRELPVLAAVWKRLTVRPDVLIFDGQGTAHPRRVGIACHGGLLFDIPSIGCAKSLLVGTPGKLAERRGATSPITHKGEVVGMAVRTRAGVSPVYVSPGHRMDLDTAVEWVLKASPRYREPETTRHAHRLVNAFRRSGGEAAELEEGRPG comes from the coding sequence ATGGAGTCACCGCGAGCCCCGCATGACTGGAACGTGACGCCCACGGAGGCCGTGGCCCTGCAGAAGCGCCTGCGCGAGCAGCTCATCCTCGAACCGCCCCCGGGCCTGCGCGTCACCCGCCTGGCGGGCGCGGACATCTCCACGGAGAAGGGCAACGACACGGGCTATGGCGGCATGGTGGTGCTGGACGCGGCGACGCTGGAACCGGTGGCCCGCGCCGTGGCCGCGGTGCCGCTGACGTTCCCCTATGTCCCCGGCCTGCTGTCCTTCCGCGAGCTGCCGGTGCTGGCCGCCGTCTGGAAGCGGCTCACGGTCCGCCCCGACGTGCTCATCTTCGACGGCCAGGGCACCGCGCACCCTCGGCGGGTGGGCATCGCGTGCCATGGCGGGCTGCTGTTCGACATCCCGTCCATCGGCTGCGCGAAGTCCCTGCTGGTGGGCACGCCCGGGAAGCTCGCGGAGCGGCGGGGCGCCACGTCCCCCATCACCCACAAGGGCGAGGTGGTGGGCATGGCGGTCCGCACCCGCGCGGGCGTCAGCCCCGTGTACGTCTCACCCGGCCACCGCATGGACCTGGACACCGCCGTGGAGTGGGTGCTGAAGGCGAGCCCCCGCTACCGCGAGCCGGAGACGACGCGCCATGCGCACCGGCTGGTGAACGCCTTCCGCCGCTCGGGGGGCGAGGCCGCGGAGCTGGAGGAGGGGCGTCCCGGGTGA
- a CDS encoding HesA/MoeB/ThiF family protein gives MRIVFCGVGAIGSAAVMLCRNLDATLVFIDFDRVESKNLLSQAYVKPSVGKNKAEALKLQLHNLHGVKAESFGVRLTRDNVEALCKGAGLLVDCFDNQDSRQLLSDHARKTGMPLVHGAVSADGTFGLVRWDERFTPDAEDAQGQATCEGGEHLPLLGLLAATLARAVQDFRKHGVKRDAFVNLNAVTPLAPGPCAPGRSAPAPGRCPPSSP, from the coding sequence ATGCGCATCGTCTTCTGTGGCGTGGGGGCCATCGGGTCCGCGGCGGTGATGTTGTGCCGCAACCTGGACGCGACATTGGTGTTCATCGACTTCGACCGGGTGGAGTCGAAGAACCTGCTGTCGCAGGCCTACGTGAAGCCGTCCGTCGGCAAGAACAAGGCGGAGGCGCTGAAGCTCCAGCTGCACAACCTTCACGGTGTGAAGGCGGAGTCCTTCGGCGTGCGCCTCACGCGCGACAACGTGGAGGCGCTCTGCAAGGGCGCGGGCCTGCTGGTGGATTGTTTCGACAACCAGGACAGCCGCCAGTTGCTCAGCGACCACGCCCGGAAGACGGGCATGCCGCTGGTGCACGGCGCGGTGTCCGCGGACGGCACGTTCGGGCTGGTGCGCTGGGATGAGCGCTTCACGCCCGACGCCGAGGACGCGCAGGGCCAGGCCACCTGCGAGGGCGGCGAGCACCTGCCGCTCCTGGGCCTGCTGGCCGCGACGCTCGCGCGGGCGGTGCAGGACTTCCGCAAGCACGGGGTGAAGCGGGACGCGTTCGTGAACCTGAACGCCGTCACCCCGCTCGCGCCAGGTCCGTGCGCGCCTGGTCGAAGCGCACCAGCGCCTGGACGATGTCCTCCTTCGAGTCCGTGA
- a CDS encoding LysR family transcriptional regulator: MRGNDFADLKAFAAIVEHGNFTRAASHLRVSPSALSQTLRALEERLGVRLLNRTTRSVAVTEAGARLLARLRPAMEELEAAVADVKDLRDTPAGTVRIQAARFGAISYLEPLFGKFHAAHPDIVLDLTVDDAITDLVAGGFDVGIRLGEWLDQDMVAVKLGGPLRQVPVASPRYLAKHGTPRQPRDLLKHRCINWRQPGSGGIYAWEFKKGGGDWFSIAVKGPLVVSDRALALSAALQDVGIAFWAEERVRPHVQSGKLVTLMEDWCAPFPGFFLYYPKQKHTPPPVRAFVQFLRQAWSS; the protein is encoded by the coding sequence ATGCGCGGGAATGACTTCGCGGACCTGAAGGCCTTCGCGGCCATCGTGGAGCACGGCAACTTCACGCGCGCCGCGTCGCACCTGCGCGTCTCCCCTTCCGCGCTCAGCCAGACACTGCGGGCGCTGGAGGAGCGCCTGGGGGTCCGGCTGCTCAACCGCACCACGCGCAGCGTCGCGGTGACGGAGGCCGGGGCGCGGCTGCTCGCGAGGCTGAGGCCGGCCATGGAGGAGTTGGAGGCAGCGGTGGCGGACGTGAAGGACCTCCGCGACACGCCCGCCGGCACGGTGCGGATCCAGGCGGCCCGCTTCGGTGCCATCTCCTACCTGGAGCCGCTGTTCGGGAAGTTCCACGCGGCCCACCCGGACATCGTGCTGGACCTCACGGTGGACGACGCCATCACCGACCTGGTGGCCGGAGGCTTCGACGTGGGCATCCGGCTGGGCGAGTGGCTGGACCAGGACATGGTGGCGGTGAAGCTGGGAGGCCCGCTGCGTCAGGTGCCCGTCGCCTCGCCGCGCTACCTCGCGAAGCACGGCACGCCCAGGCAGCCCCGCGACCTGCTCAAGCACCGGTGCATCAACTGGCGCCAGCCGGGCTCCGGCGGCATCTACGCGTGGGAGTTCAAGAAGGGCGGCGGCGACTGGTTCTCCATCGCGGTGAAGGGACCGCTCGTCGTCAGCGACCGCGCGCTCGCGCTGTCCGCCGCGCTTCAGGACGTGGGCATCGCGTTCTGGGCGGAGGAACGCGTGCGCCCCCATGTGCAGTCCGGGAAGCTGGTGACGCTGATGGAAGACTGGTGCGCGCCCTTCCCCGGCTTCTTCCTCTACTACCCGAAGCAGAAGCACACGCCGCCACCGGTGCGCGCCTTCGTGCAGTTCCTGCGTCAGGCGTGGTCCTCCTGA
- a CDS encoding acyl-CoA-binding protein — MALDDDFSAAQSRVKTLSKAPSNDTLLELYSLYKQGTEGDVQGKRPGMLDIKGRAKYDAWAGRKGLAKDAAKQQYVALVDRLLRG; from the coding sequence ATGGCCCTCGATGATGACTTCAGCGCCGCCCAGAGCCGGGTGAAGACGCTGTCCAAGGCCCCCTCGAACGACACGCTGCTGGAGCTGTACTCCCTCTACAAGCAGGGCACCGAAGGGGACGTGCAGGGCAAGCGCCCCGGCATGCTCGATATCAAGGGCCGCGCGAAGTACGACGCGTGGGCCGGCCGCAAGGGGCTGGCGAAGGACGCCGCGAAGCAGCAGTACGTGGCGCTCGTGGACCGGCTCCTGCGCGGGTAG
- a CDS encoding vWA domain-containing protein, with protein sequence MTMSLIDNRVEVVFSFDTTGSMYPCLAQVRKKLGAAVDRLTKEIPGIRIGIIAHGDYCDAGSTYVTKALDLTDDAKAITRFVEKVGQTGGGDAPECYELVLHEAQSLSWTKGYTKAFVLIGDDVPHPPQHNPKKLDWRKEVAALGAMGVPVYGVQALNRRHATSFYKELAEKSGGFHLSLDQFAHVTDMLLAVCYKQSSDAQLQAYEAEVSREGRMNRGLNAMFNTMLKRAASTLFGETDLRAVPPGRFQVLEVEADSAIKEFVTENGLGFKTGRGFYEFTKTETIQGRKEVVLMDRKSGDLYSGERAREMLGLPPGETVRIRPASLEKYVVFVQSTSANRKLKGGTKFLYEVEDWDGVRGSAAA encoded by the coding sequence ATGACGATGTCTTTGATTGATAATCGCGTCGAGGTCGTCTTCAGCTTTGACACCACGGGCAGCATGTATCCGTGTCTCGCGCAGGTGCGGAAGAAGCTGGGGGCCGCCGTGGACCGGCTGACGAAGGAGATTCCGGGCATCCGCATCGGCATCATCGCGCACGGGGACTACTGTGACGCGGGGTCCACCTACGTGACCAAGGCCCTGGACCTCACGGACGACGCGAAGGCCATCACGCGCTTCGTGGAGAAGGTGGGCCAGACGGGCGGCGGAGACGCGCCCGAGTGCTACGAGCTGGTGTTGCACGAGGCGCAAAGCCTGTCCTGGACGAAGGGCTACACGAAGGCATTCGTGCTCATTGGCGACGACGTGCCGCACCCGCCCCAGCACAACCCGAAGAAGCTGGACTGGCGCAAGGAGGTGGCCGCGCTGGGGGCCATGGGCGTGCCGGTGTATGGCGTCCAGGCGCTGAACCGCCGTCACGCGACGTCGTTCTACAAGGAGCTGGCGGAGAAGTCGGGCGGCTTCCACCTGAGCCTGGATCAGTTCGCGCACGTCACCGACATGCTGCTGGCCGTCTGCTACAAGCAGTCGTCGGACGCGCAGCTCCAGGCGTACGAGGCGGAGGTGTCCCGCGAGGGCCGCATGAACCGCGGCCTGAACGCGATGTTCAACACGATGCTCAAGCGGGCCGCGTCCACGCTGTTCGGTGAGACGGACCTGCGCGCCGTTCCGCCGGGGCGCTTCCAGGTGCTGGAGGTGGAGGCGGACAGCGCCATCAAGGAGTTCGTGACGGAGAACGGCCTGGGCTTCAAGACGGGGCGCGGCTTCTACGAGTTCACCAAGACGGAGACCATCCAGGGCCGCAAGGAGGTGGTGCTGATGGACCGCAAGTCCGGCGACCTCTACAGCGGCGAGCGCGCGCGGGAGATGCTCGGGCTGCCGCCGGGAGAGACGGTGCGCATCCGGCCCGCGAGCCTGGAGAAGTACGTCGTCTTCGTCCAGAGCACGTCCGCCAACCGCAAGCTCAAGGGCGGCACGAAGTTCCTCTACGAAGTGGAGGACTGGGACGGCGTGCGCGGCAGCGCCGCGGCCTGA
- a CDS encoding GMC family oxidoreductase N-terminal domain-containing protein, translated as MRRLSSPWSELASHYPVVVVGSGYGGGISASRLARAGQQVCVLERGREMHPGEMPRTPAQAVAEFQLHCAPGQGDLDVGSPTGLIEVHRNGDVSVIDGCGLGGTSLINAGVTMRPDPRVFEDPRWPEALRADVHGLLEDGFAHAELMLRPLPYPEDHPPLQKLKTFGISAEKLGGRLTRPPVAVTFEAGVNAAGVRQPGCSLCGDCATGCNTGAKNTVLMNYLPDAHAHGARIFTEVAVRAVVPDGAKWRVYYRPLNTGRERFDAPDAWLTADKVILAAGTMGTAEILLRSRERGLSVSSKLGHRFSSNGDVLAFGYNLDMPVHGVGHGEQDHETRDPVGPCIAGVIDQRDTARLDEGMIIEEGAIPGALASLMPAALAGAAALVGEDTDEGILDWVQERLRQADSLVRGPDHGAVEHTQTLMVMSHDEGKGELRLEHDRVRLHWPDAGRDPQLTRIEERLRRATAALGGTFVRYPLWSEAFGKELLCTHPLGGCVMGDRAEDGVVDHEGRVFSGASGRAVHEGLYVSDGSVVPRSLGINPLLTISAVAERACALMARRYGWTIDYAPLPEAEARPAPGPVGVRFTETMHGFVSGDVKAPHLEAGDPERDDATPLRFVLTVTAEDLDATLRDERHPLKLMGTVTAPVLSSRPLVVTRGELRLMTREHARPGGQRMEYLLHLLSEAGETYYLEGYKDLYDDPGLDLWKDTTTLFVSLHRGDGPEAPCIGRGFLRLTAEEFARQLTTLRVLNARDGVHRAEALARFGGFFFGALWDTYVRRVAA; from the coding sequence ATGCGCAGGCTGTCGTCCCCGTGGAGCGAGCTGGCATCACACTACCCCGTGGTCGTCGTGGGGTCTGGCTATGGCGGCGGCATCTCCGCCAGCCGGCTGGCGCGCGCGGGACAGCAGGTCTGCGTGCTGGAGCGGGGCCGGGAGATGCACCCGGGAGAGATGCCTCGCACGCCCGCGCAGGCCGTGGCCGAGTTCCAGCTCCACTGCGCCCCGGGCCAGGGCGACCTGGACGTGGGCAGCCCCACGGGTCTGATTGAAGTCCACCGCAACGGCGACGTGTCCGTCATCGACGGCTGCGGCCTGGGCGGCACGTCGCTCATCAACGCCGGCGTGACGATGCGGCCCGACCCTCGCGTGTTCGAGGATCCCCGCTGGCCGGAGGCCCTGCGCGCCGACGTGCACGGCCTGCTGGAGGACGGCTTCGCGCACGCGGAGCTGATGCTGCGGCCGCTGCCGTACCCGGAGGACCATCCGCCCCTGCAGAAGCTCAAGACGTTCGGCATCTCCGCGGAGAAGCTGGGCGGACGGCTGACGCGGCCTCCGGTGGCGGTGACGTTCGAGGCGGGCGTCAACGCCGCGGGCGTGCGGCAGCCGGGGTGCTCGCTGTGCGGTGACTGCGCCACGGGCTGCAACACCGGCGCGAAGAACACCGTGCTCATGAACTACCTGCCGGATGCCCACGCGCACGGGGCCCGCATCTTCACCGAGGTGGCGGTGCGCGCGGTGGTGCCGGACGGCGCGAAGTGGCGCGTCTATTACCGCCCCCTCAACACCGGCCGCGAGCGCTTCGACGCGCCGGATGCCTGGCTCACCGCGGACAAGGTCATCCTCGCGGCGGGCACCATGGGCACGGCGGAAATCCTGCTGCGCTCGCGCGAACGCGGCCTGTCCGTGTCCTCGAAGCTGGGCCACCGCTTCAGCAGCAACGGCGACGTGCTGGCCTTCGGCTACAACCTGGACATGCCCGTCCACGGCGTGGGCCACGGCGAGCAGGACCACGAGACGCGCGACCCGGTGGGCCCCTGCATCGCGGGCGTCATCGACCAGCGCGACACCGCGCGGCTGGACGAGGGGATGATCATCGAAGAGGGCGCCATCCCCGGCGCGCTCGCGTCGCTGATGCCCGCGGCGCTCGCGGGGGCCGCGGCGCTGGTGGGCGAGGACACCGATGAGGGCATCCTGGACTGGGTGCAGGAGCGGCTGCGTCAGGCGGACAGCCTGGTGCGCGGTCCGGACCACGGCGCGGTGGAGCACACGCAGACGCTGATGGTGATGTCCCACGACGAGGGCAAGGGCGAGCTGCGGCTGGAGCACGACCGCGTGCGCCTGCACTGGCCGGACGCCGGACGCGATCCGCAGCTCACCCGCATCGAGGAGCGCCTGCGCCGGGCCACCGCCGCGCTGGGCGGCACCTTCGTGCGCTACCCGCTCTGGTCCGAGGCCTTCGGCAAGGAGCTGCTGTGCACGCATCCGCTGGGCGGCTGTGTCATGGGCGACCGGGCGGAGGACGGCGTGGTGGACCACGAAGGGCGCGTCTTCTCCGGCGCCTCCGGCCGCGCGGTGCACGAGGGGCTGTACGTGTCCGACGGCTCGGTGGTGCCGCGCTCGCTGGGCATCAACCCGCTGCTCACCATCTCCGCGGTCGCCGAGCGCGCCTGCGCGCTGATGGCCCGGCGTTACGGATGGACCATCGACTACGCGCCGCTGCCGGAGGCGGAGGCCCGTCCGGCCCCCGGGCCCGTGGGCGTCCGCTTCACGGAGACGATGCACGGCTTCGTGTCCGGTGACGTGAAGGCCCCGCACCTGGAGGCGGGCGACCCGGAGCGCGACGACGCCACGCCCCTGCGCTTCGTGCTCACCGTGACGGCGGAGGACCTGGACGCGACGCTGCGCGACGAGCGCCACCCCCTGAAGCTGATGGGCACGGTGACGGCGCCGGTGCTGTCGTCCCGCCCGCTGGTGGTGACGCGCGGCGAGCTGCGCCTGATGACCCGCGAGCACGCTCGGCCGGGTGGTCAGCGGATGGAGTACCTGCTCCACCTGCTCAGCGAGGCCGGGGAGACGTACTACCTGGAGGGCTACAAGGACCTCTACGACGACCCGGGCCTGGACCTGTGGAAGGACACCACGACGCTGTTCGTGTCCCTGCACCGGGGAGACGGTCCGGAGGCGCCGTGCATCGGCCGGGGCTTCCTGCGGCTGACGGCGGAGGAGTTCGCCCGCCAGCTCACCACCCTTCGGGTCCTCAACGCCCGGGACGGCGTGCACCGGGCGGAGGCCCTGGCCCGCTTCGGCGGCTTCTTCTTCGGCGCCCTCTGGGACACCTACGTCCGGCGCGTGGCCGCCTAG
- a CDS encoding DUF2267 domain-containing protein, with protein sequence MAEDRDPQRRSGTPQDEEPAEERRELSIEERRARRSAMRASQTYARFIDHLCERGGMSPSVAQQAAVSVLCGLEQRIQAEESQDLEAQLPRKLTELLHRCERHDAEPRPEKFGRDELLKQVGEDLALHPDAVEPVVRAVMDAVRHQISEGEAEDVSAQLPEDIRHLWLPTM encoded by the coding sequence ATGGCTGAAGACCGTGATCCGCAGCGCCGTTCGGGCACACCCCAGGACGAGGAGCCTGCGGAGGAGCGGCGCGAGCTGTCCATCGAGGAGCGGCGTGCGCGACGCAGTGCGATGCGGGCCAGTCAGACGTATGCCCGCTTCATCGACCACCTCTGCGAGCGGGGCGGCATGTCTCCGAGCGTCGCCCAGCAGGCGGCCGTCTCCGTGCTCTGCGGCCTGGAGCAGCGCATCCAGGCGGAGGAGTCGCAGGACCTGGAGGCACAACTGCCGCGCAAGCTCACGGAGTTGCTGCACCGCTGTGAGCGCCACGACGCCGAACCCCGTCCGGAGAAGTTCGGCCGCGACGAGCTCCTGAAACAGGTGGGCGAGGACCTGGCGCTGCATCCGGATGCGGTGGAGCCCGTGGTGCGCGCGGTGATGGACGCCGTCCGCCATCAGATCAGCGAAGGTGAGGCGGAGGACGTGAGCGCCCAGCTGCCAGAGGACATCCGCCACCTTTGGCTGCCGACGATGTAA